From the Myxococcales bacterium genome, the window AAGCTCAAGTGCGAAGAAAAACTCAAACGCCTGAACGACGAAGCGGACAACGTATCGGTGCGTCGCAAGGTCGGCGGCATCCCTCCGCATCTCACGATTTTCGAAATGGGATTCGCGGGCAAGGGACGGCTGTATTACATGAAGGGCAGTCAGCGCCGGTTTCGCGTTCTCAACGTGGGGGCAAAGAACACCCAAAACGCATCGATCGAGTATTTGCGAAAACTCTGAGGCACGGGTCGAGCGAAAGCTACTCTTGCTCGACTCTGCGCGCGCCGACAACTGCCAGCGCCTTGCGCAGTGTTTCCTTCAATTCGGCGTCGTCCCATGGCTTGGGCAGGGGCCCTTGAATGCCCAGGGATCCGAGTTCATCGGCTTTTATCTCCTCGGCCCAGCCCGTGATCAACATCCGAACGACCTTCGGACTTCGCCGCCCAATTTCTTCGAGCAATTCCACACCACGCATGCCGGGCATCATTTGATCCGAAAGCACGAGATCTACGTTTCGCTGGTCGATCACTGAAAGCGCTTCAAAAGGGCCTTCGGCCGTCAAAATTTCGTAACCCTCGCGACGTAAGGTTCGTCGCATGGCAGCGAGAATTCGGACTTCGTCGTCGACGATCAAGACGACGGGCTCAGTCTCGTCCGTGTCAGTCCCCATCTGTTTCTACCTCCACCGGGCTATCCGCTTCAAGGCCCCCGGGAAGCCAGATTTCAAAGATAGTCCCTTTGCCCACTTCACTTTCAACCTTGATCTCGCCACCGTGCCGCTGAATCAGACTATATGACGTCGAAAGCCCCAGACCTGTTCCC encodes:
- a CDS encoding response regulator gives rise to the protein MGTDTDETEPVVLIVDDEVRILAAMRRTLRREGYEILTAEGPFEALSVIDQRNVDLVLSDQMMPGMRGVELLEEIGRRSPKVVRMLITGWAEEIKADELGSLGIQGPLPKPWDDAELKETLRKALAVVGARRVEQE